The Alkalibacter saccharofermentans DSM 14828 genome has a window encoding:
- the der gene encoding ribosome biogenesis GTPase Der — MAKPVVAVVGRPNVGKSTLFNKIAGSRISIVEDTPGVTRDRIYADCEWVGKQFTLIDTGGIEPYSSDIILLQMRRQAQLAIDTADVIVLLVDGREGMTASDLEVANMIRKSNRPVVLAVNKIENKDIEKNIYEFYNLGIGDPMAISAEQGLGLGDFLDRIVESFDSSLVSQEEDTRLKIAVLGKPNAGKSSIVNRLLGEDRVIVSEVAGTTRDAIDSTFKYFGEEYVLIDTAGLRRKSKIYDDIERYSIVRAVAAVDRADVCMIVIDANTGISEQDAKIAGIAHNRGKASIIVVNKWDIYEKDQGSVKKFEKDIRNTLSFMPYAPIIFISALTGQRVNKIMETVLLVSNEYSKRVTTGTLNEVIGEAVLMNQPPSDKGRRLKIYYATQGAVKPPTFIIFVNDKGLLHFSYERFLENQIRNAFGFVGTPIRLIAREKKDKS; from the coding sequence ATGGCAAAGCCGGTTGTGGCAGTTGTTGGAAGGCCTAATGTAGGGAAGTCGACATTATTTAATAAAATAGCAGGATCGAGAATTTCTATTGTGGAGGATACCCCTGGCGTAACGAGAGACAGGATTTATGCTGATTGCGAATGGGTTGGAAAGCAATTTACATTGATAGATACAGGTGGTATTGAGCCTTACTCCAGTGATATCATACTTCTTCAGATGAGAAGACAGGCGCAATTAGCAATAGATACAGCAGATGTAATAGTGCTGCTAGTTGATGGAAGGGAAGGTATGACTGCTTCGGATCTTGAAGTTGCCAATATGATAAGAAAGTCCAACAGACCCGTTGTTTTAGCTGTAAATAAAATCGAAAATAAGGATATAGAAAAGAATATTTACGAGTTTTATAACTTGGGAATTGGTGACCCGATGGCGATATCTGCAGAACAGGGTTTGGGCCTGGGGGATTTTCTTGACCGGATTGTTGAAAGTTTTGATTCATCTCTTGTATCTCAAGAAGAGGATACCAGGTTGAAGATTGCTGTGCTTGGAAAGCCCAATGCGGGTAAATCAAGCATCGTCAACAGACTCTTGGGAGAAGACCGGGTAATAGTCAGCGAAGTAGCGGGAACTACCAGAGATGCAATCGACTCTACATTCAAGTACTTTGGAGAAGAGTATGTCTTGATAGATACTGCAGGTCTAAGAAGAAAGAGCAAAATATATGATGATATAGAAAGATACAGCATCGTAAGAGCTGTAGCTGCGGTGGATAGAGCCGACGTTTGCATGATTGTAATAGATGCAAATACCGGGATTAGCGAACAAGATGCAAAGATTGCAGGAATTGCCCACAACAGAGGAAAAGCTTCTATCATAGTAGTAAATAAATGGGATATATACGAAAAAGACCAGGGCAGCGTGAAAAAGTTCGAAAAGGACATTCGAAACACACTTTCATTCATGCCTTATGCACCTATAATATTTATTTCCGCATTGACCGGACAAAGAGTCAACAAGATTATGGAGACCGTCTTATTGGTATCCAACGAGTATTCAAAGAGAGTCACAACTGGAACCCTTAATGAGGTTATTGGTGAGGCTGTGTTGATGAATCAACCCCCTTCAGACAAAGGTCGAAGGCTTAAGATTTATTATGCTACTCAGGGAGCAGTCAAACCGCCAACTTTTATAATATTTGTAAATGACAAGGGGCTGTTGCACTTTTCGTATGAACGCTTTTTGGAAAACCAAATCAGGAACGCATTCGGTTTTGTAGGTACTCCTATAAGGTTGATTGCTAGAGAGAAAAAGGACAAATCGTAG
- a CDS encoding NAD(P)H-dependent glycerol-3-phosphate dehydrogenase, which translates to MKIGVLGAGSWGTALAVLLADKGYAVDLWHRREDLVDEINFKRVNSKYLPGVVINKKITATTSLESAVAGSEVVVLAVPSHTIRDLCIQIKDFVNCEQYIVNVSKGLEEGSYFRLSQAINEELSYNNVYVLSGPSHAEEVANKLPTTVVVSGEKKAKCELLQDLFSTDYLRVYTNPDMIGVELGGALKNIIALGAGISDGLGYGDNSKAALMTRGIAEISRLGKILGAKTETFAGLTGIGDLIVTCTSMHSRNRRAGILLGQGESLENVLAGIGMVVEGVKATKTAYELAGKHDCEMPITTGIYKILYEGYDPKDVVNQIMTRRSKHEIEEINSLYYYGWN; encoded by the coding sequence ATGAAGATAGGAGTACTTGGTGCAGGCAGCTGGGGGACCGCCCTGGCGGTATTGCTGGCTGACAAGGGTTATGCAGTTGACTTATGGCACAGAAGAGAGGACCTCGTTGATGAAATCAACTTTAAAAGGGTCAATTCTAAGTATCTGCCGGGAGTGGTGATAAATAAAAAAATCACGGCGACAACAAGCCTAGAATCAGCAGTTGCAGGAAGCGAAGTGGTTGTTTTAGCTGTCCCATCCCACACGATAAGGGATCTTTGCATTCAAATCAAAGACTTTGTCAATTGCGAGCAATATATAGTCAATGTTTCAAAAGGGCTTGAGGAAGGTTCGTATTTCAGACTGAGCCAAGCAATAAACGAAGAACTTTCATATAATAATGTTTATGTTTTATCCGGGCCAAGCCACGCGGAGGAGGTAGCAAACAAGCTTCCTACCACTGTAGTTGTTTCCGGTGAGAAAAAAGCCAAATGCGAGTTACTGCAGGATCTTTTCAGTACGGATTATTTAAGGGTATATACTAACCCGGATATGATAGGCGTAGAGCTGGGCGGTGCATTGAAAAACATAATAGCTCTCGGAGCCGGCATTTCTGACGGTCTGGGTTATGGAGATAACAGCAAGGCAGCGTTGATGACAAGGGGAATAGCTGAAATAAGCAGACTAGGTAAAATTCTTGGAGCAAAAACAGAAACATTTGCTGGTTTGACAGGCATTGGCGATCTTATCGTAACCTGTACCAGCATGCATAGCAGAAACCGAAGGGCAGGAATACTTCTGGGACAGGGTGAATCCCTTGAAAATGTGCTGGCAGGAATAGGAATGGTCGTTGAAGGCGTCAAAGCCACTAAAACTGCTTACGAGCTTGCTGGAAAACATGATTGTGAGATGCCCATAACCACAGGGATTTATAAGATACTCTACGAAGGGTACGACCCAAAGGATGTGGTAAACCAAATCATGACAAGAAGAAGCAAACACGAAATAGAAGAGATCAACAGCCTTTATTATTACGGCTGGAATTAG
- a CDS encoding HlyD family efflux transporter periplasmic adaptor subunit yields MKSKRRSRRKNNRKPLLYMLIIFLMALAWMNLSSKQTQTLHNERYVKTYEADVTLIKNEQVFYFDQKPSYLISSGTRISMNQLLAEQSVSTQGYASDKSAAINKAISHAGSSKKELDLSLIDSFDEDDKTKSQREIRIMLSALRYQSKSEEELKDILEKNSGASISSPTLKKIGSDYPGYVFFDDDGYEQVFTFSNMDMLSKEFLEEADEIADLNRGYGNNVLKVTDDDGVIIVAAVPKEVELQREALLQERKTGIYERLDEENLSSYIELLTERVDLLRGFPKVKFNMDDNEYAAYLIESIEEEEEKILVFMLKEMVQGEILSKRKGTADIYTYENQGYLVPSRSVFEKDGKSYVMVLSKGYLRRNVEVTVTLVDGSQVFLSRSENSNLSDGMQVLINP; encoded by the coding sequence TTGAAAAGCAAACGAAGATCCAGAAGAAAGAACAACAGGAAGCCGCTGTTGTATATGCTTATAATATTTTTGATGGCACTAGCCTGGATGAATTTAAGCAGCAAACAAACTCAGACACTTCACAATGAACGCTACGTAAAAACCTACGAAGCGGATGTGACTTTAATCAAAAACGAGCAGGTTTTTTATTTTGACCAAAAACCCTCGTATCTAATAAGCTCGGGCACTAGAATATCTATGAATCAATTACTGGCTGAACAATCGGTTTCCACTCAAGGATACGCTTCTGACAAATCGGCAGCAATCAATAAAGCTATATCCCATGCCGGGTCTTCAAAAAAAGAATTGGATTTATCGCTAATTGATTCATTCGATGAGGACGACAAGACCAAGAGTCAAAGGGAAATCCGAATAATGCTATCTGCATTGAGATACCAGTCCAAATCAGAAGAAGAACTAAAGGACATTTTAGAAAAAAATTCTGGTGCTTCAATTTCATCGCCGACCCTTAAGAAAATCGGATCAGATTATCCTGGATACGTTTTTTTTGATGATGATGGATATGAACAGGTATTTACCTTTTCGAATATGGATATGTTGTCGAAAGAGTTCCTAGAAGAAGCTGATGAAATAGCTGATTTGAATAGAGGTTATGGAAACAACGTGCTTAAGGTTACTGACGATGATGGGGTAATTATTGTGGCGGCAGTACCCAAAGAAGTCGAGCTGCAGAGAGAAGCACTTCTCCAGGAAAGAAAAACCGGCATATATGAACGGTTGGATGAAGAAAATCTTTCATCTTATATAGAGCTTTTGACCGAAAGGGTGGATCTGCTAAGAGGGTTTCCAAAAGTAAAATTCAACATGGATGACAATGAATATGCGGCTTACTTGATTGAATCCATTGAAGAAGAAGAGGAAAAAATTTTAGTGTTCATGCTAAAGGAAATGGTTCAAGGAGAGATTCTAAGCAAAAGAAAAGGCACGGCAGACATTTATACCTACGAAAATCAAGGCTATCTCGTACCATCCAGATCTGTATTTGAAAAAGACGGAAAAAGCTACGTAATGGTCTTGAGCAAAGGATATTTGAGAAGGAATGTCGAAGTGACGGTGACTTTGGTTGATGGGAGTCAAGTCTTCTTAAGCAGATCAGAAAACAGCAACCTAAGCGACGGGATGCAGGTACTTATAAATCCGTAG
- a CDS encoding YggS family pyridoxal phosphate-dependent enzyme — MSNIKKNIEEIMRKLPDDVLLVAVTKHRSIEEIEKVLEAGIFDLGENRVQEFREKQEVLPQNIRWHIIGHLQKNKVKYVVGKVFLIHSVDSVELARAIDKESKKKELTTDILIQLNVSGEESKFGLDPNQLDQFLEDISALGNIRIKGLMTIAPNTKNIEDLKDIFTTTRAIYDKIKENVNGVTNIEMTYLSMGMTNDFDVAVESGSNMVRIGSGLFE, encoded by the coding sequence ATGAGCAATATCAAAAAAAATATAGAAGAGATTATGAGAAAGCTCCCAGATGACGTTTTGTTGGTGGCAGTTACAAAACACAGAAGCATCGAGGAAATCGAGAAGGTTTTGGAAGCGGGAATTTTCGACTTGGGTGAAAACAGAGTTCAGGAATTTAGGGAAAAGCAAGAAGTCCTTCCCCAAAATATTAGGTGGCATATAATAGGACATCTTCAGAAGAACAAGGTTAAATACGTCGTCGGCAAGGTATTTTTGATCCATTCTGTGGATTCTGTGGAATTGGCTAGGGCAATTGACAAGGAATCAAAAAAGAAAGAGCTAACGACGGATATTTTGATACAATTAAACGTTTCAGGCGAAGAAAGCAAATTTGGCTTGGATCCAAATCAGCTTGATCAATTTTTGGAAGATATATCGGCTCTAGGGAATATACGTATCAAAGGATTGATGACGATTGCGCCGAACACTAAAAATATAGAGGACTTAAAAGATATTTTTACGACAACAAGGGCAATATATGATAAAATAAAAGAAAATGTTAATGGAGTTACAAACATTGAAATGACCTATCTTTCCATGGGTATGACCAACGACTTTGATGTTGCAGTTGAATCGGGTTCGAACATGGTTAGAATCGGATCAGGATTATTCGAATAA
- a CDS encoding cell division protein SepF — translation MAKDSWGKVKNLLGLEIEEDYDEEMEEQEEMQPKEQDQDTGNAIFNKKMKKDKPVGSGKDNSKVLVVEPEFFNDAPLICDNLKSNKTVVVNLENADYEDGRKIFDFLNGAVYALDGTIQKISENVFILAPSTVDVITEELDSDHTHEFLDWNYEK, via the coding sequence ATGGCTAAGGATTCTTGGGGCAAGGTAAAAAACCTATTGGGATTGGAAATCGAGGAAGATTACGACGAAGAGATGGAAGAACAGGAAGAAATGCAGCCAAAGGAACAGGATCAAGATACAGGCAACGCCATATTCAATAAAAAAATGAAGAAGGATAAACCTGTTGGTTCCGGTAAGGATAATTCTAAGGTTTTAGTAGTTGAGCCGGAATTTTTTAACGATGCTCCTTTAATTTGCGACAATCTTAAGAGCAACAAGACTGTAGTCGTGAATTTGGAAAATGCGGATTATGAAGATGGAAGAAAAATATTCGACTTCTTGAATGGTGCTGTATACGCATTGGATGGAACGATTCAAAAGATTAGCGAGAATGTCTTTATTTTAGCGCCAAGCACTGTGGATGTAATAACCGAAGAACTGGATTCGGACCACACCCACGAGTTCTTAGATTGGAATTATGAAAAATAG
- a CDS encoding YggT family protein, with protein MSGTLIRVGNAFFEFVNIMIIVNVVLKFISPKKKGKFGEFVGNMTEPMLDPLRRFAMFETMDFSPFIVILLIEYVVLPVYSALVIKLLG; from the coding sequence ATGAGCGGTACGTTGATTCGAGTAGGAAATGCTTTTTTCGAATTTGTAAACATCATGATAATAGTCAATGTAGTGCTGAAGTTTATAAGTCCTAAAAAAAAGGGGAAGTTTGGAGAATTCGTTGGGAATATGACTGAACCGATGCTCGATCCTTTAAGAAGGTTCGCAATGTTTGAAACGATGGACTTCTCACCATTTATTGTAATACTTCTGATAGAATATGTTGTATTGCCGGTATATAGCGCATTGGTGATCAAATTGTTGGGATGA
- a CDS encoding YlmH/Sll1252 family protein: MKKYSDDELLVKNITANVARQWSEVEFFDFYDPSQQKLISSALNKMGVDYSFFGGYRDAERNILAVGSLGAKAFPIEVLKFPLPDEATHRDILGAFLATGIKREVLGDILTDSDSGMVFVKDSFSMYLKDNVGKIKNKYPEIQIVSYQSVAIPERRFEKKTCIVSSLRLDNIVGKICSLSRGDSAMMVKKGMVKVDHMVVEKTSYELTPGAIISIRGHGRFLFDEISGSTKKGNQKIEILKFM, translated from the coding sequence ATGAAAAAATACAGCGATGACGAGCTGCTGGTCAAAAACATAACGGCAAATGTAGCAAGACAATGGTCAGAAGTCGAATTTTTCGATTTCTACGATCCCTCACAGCAGAAATTGATATCTTCAGCCCTCAATAAAATGGGGGTTGATTATTCTTTTTTTGGCGGCTACCGGGATGCTGAAAGGAATATATTGGCTGTAGGCTCTTTGGGGGCAAAGGCTTTCCCTATAGAGGTCTTAAAATTCCCTCTTCCTGACGAAGCTACTCACAGGGATATATTAGGAGCCTTTTTAGCCACAGGAATTAAAAGAGAAGTTTTAGGTGATATCCTGACTGATTCGGATAGCGGAATGGTATTTGTAAAAGATTCATTTTCTATGTATCTAAAGGATAATGTGGGAAAGATTAAGAACAAGTACCCTGAAATCCAAATAGTCTCTTACCAGAGTGTCGCAATTCCTGAGAGGCGATTTGAAAAAAAGACTTGTATCGTGTCTTCTTTAAGATTAGACAACATAGTGGGTAAGATTTGCTCACTATCAAGAGGAGATTCTGCAATGATGGTTAAAAAGGGGATGGTCAAGGTAGATCATATGGTAGTAGAGAAAACTTCCTATGAACTTACCCCTGGAGCAATAATATCTATAAGAGGTCATGGTAGATTTTTGTTTGATGAAATTTCAGGCAGCACTAAAAAAGGCAATCAAAAGATAGAAATACTAAAGTTCATGTGA
- a CDS encoding RluA family pseudouridine synthase: MENLETIRIRENEDSMRLDQYLSSHFKEMSRSYIKKLIDSGNVRLNGEIPKSSVKTSPGDLITVDIPKAEDYRVEPQDLPLDIVYQDKDIVVVNKDKGMVVHPGHGNPSGTLVNALLHQIKDLSGINGVKRPGIVHRIDKDTSGLLLVAKNDAAHKKLAALLKKHDIRRNYYAILEGVIQEENGKIDAPIGRDPKNRIKMAVVNQNSKSAVTHFKVIERFPKHTLIEASLETGRTHQIRVHMAYIGHPLVGDGVYGFKKQVLTKEGQALHAFRLAFDHPSTGDAMIFETPIPDYFIKIINKIKK; encoded by the coding sequence ATGGAGAATTTAGAAACCATTCGTATAAGAGAAAATGAAGATTCGATGAGGCTTGATCAATATCTAAGCAGTCATTTTAAAGAGATGTCAAGAAGCTATATTAAGAAATTAATCGATAGCGGAAATGTACGTCTCAACGGGGAAATACCAAAAAGCAGCGTAAAGACGTCTCCAGGAGATTTAATAACTGTAGATATTCCTAAGGCTGAAGATTATCGGGTTGAGCCACAGGACTTGCCCCTTGATATAGTCTATCAAGACAAGGACATAGTTGTGGTAAACAAGGACAAGGGTATGGTAGTCCACCCTGGTCATGGCAATCCTTCAGGAACGCTGGTAAATGCCTTGTTGCATCAAATTAAAGACCTATCCGGTATCAATGGGGTAAAACGTCCCGGAATAGTTCATAGGATCGATAAAGACACGTCAGGTCTGTTGCTTGTTGCGAAAAACGATGCAGCCCATAAGAAACTAGCTGCTCTCTTAAAGAAGCACGACATAAGGAGAAATTACTATGCAATCCTAGAAGGAGTTATCCAGGAAGAAAACGGGAAGATTGATGCGCCTATTGGTAGAGATCCGAAAAACAGGATAAAGATGGCTGTTGTGAATCAAAATTCCAAATCTGCAGTCACTCACTTCAAAGTGATAGAAAGATTTCCAAAGCATACCCTGATAGAAGCTTCACTTGAGACTGGACGCACTCATCAAATCCGCGTGCATATGGCCTATATAGGTCATCCTCTTGTAGGTGACGGGGTATATGGTTTTAAAAAGCAGGTTTTGACAAAGGAAGGGCAGGCTCTTCATGCCTTCAGATTGGCATTTGATCATCCCTCAACAGGTGATGCAATGATTTTCGAAACGCCTATTCCTGATTATTTCATTAAAATAATTAATAAGATAAAAAAATAA
- a CDS encoding ferritin-like domain-containing protein encodes MSLYDMALKLEVDSKEYYIKQAEEAENEGLKKIFHKLADDEQKHYEYVQKLASGNLEFKETDVLNDVKNVFTELLEKDIKFEMNLSTIEAYEFAKKMEQESIDYYQKLQKDNTDPTTLDLLKKLENEEKKHLLTLEDILLYMRKPETWVEHAEFNIRETY; translated from the coding sequence ATGAGTTTGTACGATATGGCATTAAAACTCGAGGTAGACAGCAAGGAGTATTATATTAAACAGGCAGAGGAAGCTGAAAACGAAGGACTAAAAAAAATATTCCACAAATTAGCTGATGACGAACAAAAGCACTATGAGTATGTTCAGAAATTAGCATCCGGAAATTTGGAATTCAAGGAAACAGACGTTTTAAATGACGTGAAAAATGTTTTTACAGAACTTTTGGAAAAAGACATTAAGTTTGAGATGAATTTATCCACCATTGAAGCCTATGAATTTGCAAAAAAAATGGAGCAGGAGAGCATCGACTATTATCAAAAATTACAGAAGGATAATACTGACCCGACAACTTTGGATTTGCTTAAGAAACTTGAAAACGAAGAGAAAAAACACTTGCTGACCCTTGAGGACATCTTGCTTTATATGCGCAAACCAGAGACTTGGGTTGAGCATGCAGAATTCAATATACGTGAAACATATTAA
- a CDS encoding Rqc2 family fibronectin-binding protein encodes MPLDGFAVHHLQHELSKALVGGKINKIYQPEKDELILNITNKKSKYELLISANNNHPRIHFITATKENPQSPPMFCMLLRKKLSNGIITAVRQIEFDRIVELTVTSKDELFDFSEKKLLVEIMGRHSNIILLENGIITDSIKRINRFVSSFREVLPGRSYVAPPMNKRDFSSLDDEEFKKLLLSAPDKKIDKAVMDSFQGISKLIAREVCNRLDINTEFAASDIPESLICKIKNILTVLKGSPKYCIYKDPDSKEIKDFSTVAITLFDGMEASCYPDVSQMLEDYYRLKDSHQRIKERTASISQIIGNKLERNYNKLNKLTEDRKNAEDADKFRLYADMLYANLYALKSPVKEVVLDNFTDGTKITIPLDIRKTPGENAKKYYDRYNKAKRALSYIDEQTQKTKEEIYYLESILDSISKCDSIGELREIKDELAENGLIKSYKKSKKNQQQSLSAPDVFRSSEGYDILVGKNNKQNDMLTTKTASKDDLWFHVKDQPGSHVVVRCEGKTPGEATIFEAAMLAAYFSKAKMSSNAAVDYTLIKFVKKPKSAKAGMVIYTDNKTVYVTPSEKKVTDLKNNMTS; translated from the coding sequence ATGCCTTTGGACGGATTTGCCGTACACCATTTGCAACATGAACTCTCAAAAGCCCTCGTCGGAGGCAAGATAAACAAGATTTATCAACCTGAAAAGGATGAACTTATACTGAATATCACCAATAAGAAATCCAAGTATGAGCTTTTAATCTCTGCCAACAACAATCATCCCAGGATTCATTTCATAACTGCCACCAAGGAAAACCCCCAGTCGCCGCCGATGTTCTGCATGCTTCTGAGAAAAAAGCTTTCTAATGGCATTATAACCGCTGTTAGGCAGATTGAATTCGACAGAATCGTAGAGCTGACCGTCACGTCAAAAGACGAGCTTTTTGATTTTTCTGAAAAGAAGCTGCTCGTTGAAATCATGGGCAGACACAGCAATATAATATTGCTCGAAAATGGTATTATAACAGACAGCATTAAAAGAATCAACCGATTTGTCAGTTCATTCAGGGAGGTTTTGCCGGGAAGGAGCTACGTGGCCCCTCCGATGAACAAAAGAGATTTTTCTTCCTTGGATGATGAAGAGTTTAAAAAGCTGCTTTTAAGCGCTCCCGACAAAAAGATAGACAAGGCTGTCATGGACTCATTCCAAGGGATAAGCAAGCTAATTGCCAGGGAGGTTTGCAACAGGCTTGATATCAATACGGAATTTGCCGCTTCAGATATTCCGGAAAGCTTGATATGCAAAATCAAGAATATCTTAACTGTGCTGAAGGGTAGTCCAAAGTACTGTATCTATAAAGATCCCGACAGTAAGGAGATCAAAGATTTTTCTACAGTTGCCATTACTCTGTTTGACGGCATGGAAGCATCCTGCTATCCGGATGTCAGTCAAATGCTTGAAGATTACTACAGGTTGAAAGATTCCCACCAAAGAATAAAGGAGCGGACTGCCTCCATCAGCCAAATTATAGGCAATAAGCTAGAGAGAAACTACAACAAGCTCAACAAATTGACGGAAGACAGAAAAAATGCCGAAGACGCGGATAAATTCAGACTCTACGCTGATATGCTGTATGCCAATCTCTACGCCTTAAAGTCTCCTGTCAAGGAAGTTGTTTTAGATAACTTTACCGATGGAACAAAGATCACTATTCCTTTGGATATCAGAAAAACGCCTGGGGAGAATGCCAAAAAATATTATGACAGATATAACAAGGCCAAGAGGGCTCTTAGCTATATAGACGAGCAAACACAAAAGACAAAAGAAGAAATCTACTACCTCGAGAGCATCTTAGACAGCATATCTAAATGCGATTCAATTGGAGAGCTGAGAGAAATCAAAGACGAGCTAGCAGAAAACGGACTTATTAAATCCTATAAAAAAAGCAAAAAAAACCAACAGCAGTCATTATCAGCTCCTGATGTTTTCAGGTCATCTGAAGGATATGACATACTGGTAGGCAAAAACAACAAACAAAACGACATGCTGACTACCAAGACCGCCTCAAAAGACGACTTGTGGTTTCACGTCAAGGATCAACCCGGATCTCATGTTGTCGTGAGATGTGAAGGAAAAACTCCCGGGGAAGCAACCATCTTCGAAGCTGCCATGCTTGCAGCTTACTTCAGCAAGGCAAAGATGAGCTCAAATGCTGCCGTTGACTATACGTTGATAAAATTCGTTAAAAAGCCCAAGTCAGCTAAGGCAGGTATGGTCATATATACCGACAACAAGACTGTTTATGTCACTCCAAGTGAAAAGAAAGTTACAGATCTTAAGAACAACATGACCTCCTGA
- the dapF gene encoding diaminopimelate epimerase, with protein sequence MKINFSKYHGTGNDFIIIDNLEGEILLQQNQIAFLCKRHFGIGSDGLMLVEKSKKSDVKMTYYNSDGTPAQMCGNGIRCFAKHVYDNGMISGKNFSVETPAGEKHIEIQTDESEKAFLISVNMGKAIFEPKEIPVVYEQEKAMDIPFKTPWGEVVISAVSMGNPHAVIEVADVDSYPYREIGPFIEKLEFYPEGTNVNFAQIIDRKNVKALTWERGSGLTLACGTGSCAVAVVLHKKGLVDKDVVISIPGGRLKVQIDDTITMTGPAVHVFDGQVQIPKEG encoded by the coding sequence ATGAAAATTAACTTCAGTAAATATCATGGAACGGGTAACGATTTTATAATAATTGACAACTTGGAAGGTGAAATCCTTCTGCAGCAAAATCAGATTGCATTTTTATGCAAAAGGCACTTTGGAATAGGATCTGACGGACTGATGCTCGTAGAAAAGTCTAAAAAGTCTGATGTAAAGATGACTTACTACAATTCTGATGGAACTCCTGCACAGATGTGCGGCAACGGGATCAGGTGCTTTGCAAAGCATGTATATGATAACGGGATGATATCTGGCAAGAATTTCAGCGTCGAAACCCCGGCTGGGGAAAAACATATAGAGATACAGACTGATGAGAGCGAAAAGGCTTTTCTAATAAGCGTAAATATGGGCAAAGCCATATTTGAACCAAAAGAAATACCGGTAGTGTATGAACAAGAAAAAGCAATGGATATTCCATTTAAAACACCGTGGGGAGAGGTCGTTATATCCGCAGTATCTATGGGCAATCCTCATGCAGTGATAGAGGTTGCAGATGTTGATAGCTATCCATATAGAGAAATAGGGCCATTTATAGAAAAACTTGAATTTTATCCTGAAGGTACAAATGTCAACTTTGCACAGATAATAGACCGGAAAAACGTAAAAGCCTTAACCTGGGAGAGAGGTTCCGGACTAACACTTGCCTGCGGGACGGGTTCCTGTGCAGTGGCAGTGGTCCTTCACAAAAAAGGACTGGTTGACAAAGATGTTGTCATATCCATCCCCGGTGGGAGGCTTAAAGTGCAAATTGACGATACTATAACTATGACAGGTCCGGCAGTGCACGTATTTGACGGGCAAGTTCAAATTCCTAAGGAGGGTTGA
- a CDS encoding YicC/YloC family endoribonuclease, producing the protein MTGFGKGEYRDEQMEIAVELKTINHRYKDFFIRMPRQISFAEDLVRKEIGEVISRGRIEVNVKMNSFDLANKNIKLNMELAKAYMSCLKDLKTSVPEVTGEYSLSLVSRFPDVIYSEDSEEDPDVLWGKIKKALSVALKNVTDSREREGESLKKDFYKRLEIIETELGKIKEFESLVVDEYRDKLEQRIKEYTQNIEIDQSRLLTEVAYYSEKANITEETTRLKSHIERFRKILEEDEPVGRKLDFLIQELHREINTIGSKSNHIDISNLVVEIKSEIEKMREQIQNIE; encoded by the coding sequence ATGACAGGTTTTGGAAAAGGCGAATACAGGGATGAGCAAATGGAGATAGCTGTTGAGCTTAAAACTATTAATCACAGATACAAGGACTTTTTCATAAGAATGCCTAGGCAGATTTCTTTTGCTGAAGATCTAGTCAGAAAGGAGATAGGAGAGGTTATTTCTAGAGGCAGAATCGAAGTAAATGTAAAAATGAATTCTTTCGATTTGGCAAATAAAAATATCAAACTCAATATGGAGTTAGCTAAAGCTTATATGAGTTGTTTAAAGGATTTGAAAACATCAGTTCCGGAAGTCACCGGAGAGTACTCACTATCGCTTGTATCCAGGTTTCCAGATGTCATATATTCTGAAGATAGCGAAGAAGACCCAGACGTGTTGTGGGGCAAAATAAAAAAAGCGCTCTCAGTAGCTTTGAAAAACGTTACAGACAGCAGAGAACGTGAAGGGGAGTCTCTTAAAAAGGATTTTTACAAGAGGCTTGAAATCATCGAGACTGAATTGGGAAAAATCAAGGAATTTGAGAGCCTGGTAGTGGATGAGTATAGAGACAAACTTGAACAGAGAATAAAAGAATACACTCAAAATATTGAAATAGACCAGTCGAGATTATTGACTGAAGTTGCATACTATTCCGAAAAGGCTAATATAACAGAAGAGACTACAAGGCTTAAAAGTCATATAGAGAGATTTAGAAAAATACTGGAAGAAGATGAGCCCGTTGGCAGAAAGCTTGATTTTTTGATTCAGGAACTTCACAGAGAAATTAACACCATAGGATCGAAATCAAACCACATTGACATTTCAAATCTTGTGGTTGAGATTAAAAGTGAGATAGAAAAGATGCGGGAACAAATACAAAATATTGAGTAA